In Solobacterium moorei, a single genomic region encodes these proteins:
- a CDS encoding ABC transporter permease produces the protein MSIFTKLTQRYLSKNKTRTIVTLIGIIVSMALFTAVIEGAYSGYEFLKNREIAVTGEWQVILNEVDEKGLEEAKENQQIVKYENVYTLGWAAVDNENDGKPYLLVQSLGDTQHALFPINLVSGRMPEKQDEILLPENFIANAKEKYQVGDTITLETGQRYLETEKLSENNPYLEKESLKNTTEHTFTIVGIMERLPFEIEEFSCPGYTCITNGFHTDSQKLFLTIQSPSKMQEFLMRQTISDSYVPHSDLLRFYGAFKASGERSVLIGLTTILVLLIAYGSISLIYNSFSISISERIRQFGIMKSVGASNRQIHRMVLFEAFLLAIIGIVFGVIVGCVGIGITLAWVQNNFIVNLANKVGTGLRLVISPLPILIAVVICLVTTIVAAYIPAYKAIHKSAIEAIRQSDEIIIKPNEVKTSKLTQKLFGFAGVMATKNFKRNKRKYRSTILSLALSVILFISAASLTRYVNKMLLIENSNDHKINVMYNACVDEQEDVEQRFNVIKTIPEIQNIAITQKIFDEVYIQRNYIASEYWTAENQQNLRRIKDAVGVSVELVFVDDDTFKNLCKQNRVDSSSYFDESHPKGLLYNYVVQYFMRDGKALKRDVSVIDSKGKDVPMFVREYKEIEGYVSLYEPYIKNGKQYYLFYPIGYIEEMKGFENLDMRKAKLYPVEEIDIDIPLVAGAQIEENLFTLNRNTMQLIYPRSMATTLFANTDASYIKRLSNPEIGIQTDKHASVAQQLEKIKKDNGWSADTIFDFDRERQNNRMFILVINVFSYGFILLIGVIAIANVFNTISTNIILRRKEFAMLRSVGMSEKGFQRMLNYECLIYGCRSLAIGLPISFVISFFVYRVINQMIQVDYIIPYVSILLAIAMVFVVVFITMLYTTRKIRRNNVIEELRIENI, from the coding sequence AACGAGAACGATTGTAACTCTGATTGGTATTATTGTATCCATGGCTTTATTTACCGCAGTCATTGAAGGTGCATACAGTGGCTATGAGTTCTTAAAAAATCGTGAGATTGCCGTAACGGGTGAATGGCAAGTCATCCTAAATGAAGTTGATGAAAAAGGCTTAGAAGAAGCGAAGGAAAACCAACAAATTGTAAAATACGAAAACGTGTATACGCTTGGTTGGGCGGCTGTTGATAATGAAAACGATGGTAAACCATATCTTCTTGTACAATCTTTAGGAGATACACAACATGCATTATTCCCAATCAATTTAGTTTCAGGACGTATGCCTGAAAAGCAAGATGAAATCCTATTACCAGAAAACTTTATTGCAAATGCAAAAGAGAAGTATCAAGTAGGTGATACGATTACTTTAGAAACTGGACAACGCTACTTAGAAACAGAAAAACTCAGTGAAAATAATCCTTATCTAGAAAAAGAGAGTTTGAAGAATACAACAGAACATACGTTTACCATTGTGGGTATCATGGAACGTTTGCCATTTGAGATTGAAGAGTTCTCTTGTCCTGGGTATACATGCATTACAAATGGTTTTCACACAGATAGTCAGAAACTATTCTTAACAATTCAGTCACCAAGTAAAATGCAGGAATTCTTAATGCGTCAAACGATTTCAGATTCTTATGTTCCACATTCTGATTTATTACGCTTTTACGGCGCATTTAAAGCAAGTGGAGAACGTTCCGTACTAATTGGTTTAACAACAATACTAGTACTACTCATTGCGTATGGTTCCATTTCGCTCATTTATAATTCGTTCTCAATTTCCATCAGTGAAAGAATTCGTCAGTTTGGTATTATGAAATCAGTTGGCGCATCCAATCGACAGATCCATCGTATGGTTCTTTTTGAAGCATTTCTACTCGCAATCATCGGTATTGTTTTTGGCGTTATTGTTGGATGCGTTGGCATTGGCATTACACTTGCTTGGGTTCAAAATAACTTCATTGTGAATCTCGCAAATAAAGTTGGCACAGGTTTACGTTTAGTTATTAGTCCATTACCGATTCTTATCGCAGTAGTGATATGTTTAGTAACGACGATTGTTGCGGCATATATTCCAGCATATAAAGCAATTCATAAATCTGCGATTGAAGCAATTCGTCAAAGTGATGAAATCATCATTAAACCTAACGAGGTAAAGACATCAAAGCTTACCCAGAAATTATTTGGATTTGCTGGTGTAATGGCAACTAAGAATTTTAAACGTAATAAACGAAAGTATCGTTCAACAATACTTTCCTTGGCGTTAAGTGTCATTCTATTCATCTCTGCTGCATCATTAACGCGGTATGTAAATAAGATGTTATTGATAGAGAATAGTAATGATCACAAGATAAATGTCATGTATAATGCCTGCGTAGATGAACAAGAAGATGTTGAGCAACGATTCAATGTCATTAAGACGATTCCTGAAATTCAAAATATCGCAATTACTCAGAAAATCTTTGATGAAGTCTATATTCAACGTAATTACATTGCGTCTGAATATTGGACGGCAGAAAACCAACAGAATCTACGCCGTATCAAAGATGCGGTAGGTGTGAGTGTTGAACTTGTTTTTGTAGATGATGATACATTTAAGAATTTGTGTAAGCAAAATAGAGTTGATTCATCCAGTTATTTTGATGAAAGCCATCCAAAGGGACTATTGTACAATTACGTTGTGCAATACTTTATGAGAGACGGAAAGGCACTTAAAAGAGATGTTTCAGTGATAGATTCAAAGGGAAAAGATGTGCCGATGTTTGTTCGCGAATACAAAGAAATAGAGGGGTATGTGAGTTTATATGAGCCATATATCAAAAATGGAAAGCAGTACTATCTCTTCTATCCGATAGGGTATATTGAAGAAATGAAAGGTTTTGAAAACTTAGACATGCGTAAAGCAAAACTCTATCCAGTTGAAGAAATTGATATTGATATTCCACTTGTGGCAGGTGCACAAATTGAAGAGAATCTATTTACATTAAATCGTAATACAATGCAGCTAATCTATCCAAGAAGTATGGCAACGACACTATTTGCAAATACAGACGCAAGTTATATAAAACGATTATCTAATCCGGAGATTGGCATACAAACAGATAAACATGCTAGTGTTGCACAACAACTAGAAAAGATTAAAAAGGATAATGGTTGGAGTGCAGATACAATCTTTGACTTTGACCGTGAACGTCAAAACAACCGTATGTTTATTTTAGTGATTAATGTATTCTCGTATGGCTTTATTCTCCTAATTGGTGTAATAGCGATTGCGAATGTATTTAATACAATTTCCACAAACATTATTCTTCGACGGAAAGAATTTGCGATGTTACGATCGGTTGGTATGTCTGAGAAAGGCTTCCAAAGAATGCTTAATTATGAGTGTTTGATCTATGGTTGTCGAAGCTTGGCCATTGGTCTTCCGATTTCGTTTGTCATTTCATTCTTTGTTTATCGAGTGATAAACCAAATGATACAAGTCGATTACATCATTCCTTATGTCAGTATACTACTAGCAATCGCCATGGTATTTGTAGTTGTGTTTATCACCATGTTGTATACAACAAGAAAGATACGTAGAAATAATGTGATTGAAGAATTACGTATTGAAAATATTTAG
- a CDS encoding tRNA(Met) cytidine acetate ligase, producing the protein MKVCGIIAEYNPFHNGHRYQIEQARKQSGCDMVIAVMSGNFVQRGEPAIIDKWKRAKVAIENGVDLVIELPYFYATQSASKFAYGAVELLKIAKVDYISFGSECANLENLQEIADTSLNPDNLRESMQTGMSFPRAYSLLTGSMEPNDILAVSYLKYLKGSNIQPVIVQRTSGYLNPEISENASALAIRKALKNNESLASSTPIEEILKESTLVYPEQFYPYLRTYLLTSSRKQLEDLFLFNEGIENHLRKCAADNDTYEGFLQDATTYRYTSNRIRRSILQAMVQLTKYEAQRLPALDHLRILAFNDTGKKWLHDMRKEDMRICSKFADVPFPWRTLEYRSTLLYTSVLPSEERKHLLKLEISGAHYISSEH; encoded by the coding sequence ATGAAAGTATGTGGAATCATAGCGGAATACAATCCATTCCATAATGGACACCGCTATCAAATCGAACAAGCAAGAAAACAAAGTGGTTGTGATATGGTTATCGCTGTTATGTCTGGTAACTTCGTACAGCGTGGAGAACCTGCAATCATTGATAAGTGGAAACGTGCCAAGGTAGCGATTGAAAATGGTGTTGATCTAGTAATTGAACTACCATATTTTTACGCAACCCAAAGTGCTTCTAAGTTTGCGTATGGTGCTGTGGAACTTTTAAAGATTGCGAAAGTTGACTACATCTCCTTTGGTAGTGAGTGTGCGAATTTAGAAAACCTACAAGAAATCGCGGATACATCTCTCAATCCAGATAACTTAAGAGAAAGCATGCAGACAGGCATGTCTTTCCCTCGTGCATATAGTCTTTTAACAGGTTCTATGGAACCAAATGATATTCTAGCTGTTTCTTATTTAAAATATTTAAAAGGCTCTAATATTCAACCAGTTATCGTACAGCGCACAAGCGGTTATCTTAATCCAGAAATTTCTGAAAACGCAAGTGCCTTAGCGATTCGTAAAGCACTCAAAAACAATGAGAGTCTAGCAAGTTCGACACCAATAGAAGAAATACTCAAAGAAAGTACACTGGTTTATCCTGAACAATTCTATCCTTACTTGCGTACATACTTACTAACTTCTTCTCGTAAGCAATTAGAAGATTTATTCTTATTTAACGAAGGAATCGAAAATCACTTGCGTAAATGTGCAGCAGATAACGATACGTATGAAGGCTTCTTACAGGATGCCACAACCTATCGTTACACCAGCAACCGTATTCGTCGTAGTATCTTACAAGCGATGGTACAGTTAACGAAATACGAAGCACAACGTCTACCAGCACTTGACCACTTACGTATTCTTGCCTTCAATGATACCGGTAAGAAATGGCTCCATGACATGCGTAAGGAAGATATGCGTATCTGCAGTAAGTTTGCAGATGTACCATTCCCATGGAGAACACTGGAATACCGTAGTACCCTACTCTATACCAGTGTATTACCAAGTGAAGAAAGAAAACATTTATTAAAATTAGAAATTAGTGGTGCTCACTATATCTCATCAGAACATTAG
- a CDS encoding alpha/beta fold hydrolase, whose product MTELIYKIIKPETEVKATLVCVHGMQEHHARYISFARELSKQGVAVLIYDLPGHGEAFKDELGYFADQNGDEVLIQSVDMMVKKLHAEYPDVPHFLFGHSMGSIIVRLYLERNDDFAGVILCGAPNYQPAASFGKKLAQLLVKLKGPKSKTKLLTILSLGAFSKSVKNAKTPIDWLSYNEENVQEYLNDELCGVPFTDAANRDLFTMVSHLHHSFTAKNTSLPILFISGEDDPCTGGTLGLVDSISTLQKNGYANIENITFTKMRHEILNEKENHLVIEEIIKFICQNQ is encoded by the coding sequence ATGACAGAACTAATTTATAAAATCATAAAACCTGAAACAGAAGTGAAGGCAACACTTGTTTGTGTACATGGTATGCAAGAACATCATGCTCGTTATATTTCCTTTGCAAGAGAGTTATCTAAGCAAGGGGTTGCAGTATTAATTTATGACTTACCAGGTCATGGCGAGGCTTTTAAGGATGAACTAGGATACTTTGCGGATCAAAATGGCGATGAAGTACTGATTCAATCCGTAGACATGATGGTTAAGAAGCTACATGCGGAATACCCAGATGTACCACATTTCTTATTTGGACATTCCATGGGTTCTATCATTGTTCGTTTATATCTAGAACGTAATGATGATTTTGCTGGTGTGATTCTGTGTGGAGCACCAAACTATCAACCAGCAGCCAGTTTTGGTAAGAAACTTGCACAGTTACTTGTAAAGCTCAAAGGTCCTAAATCTAAGACCAAACTATTAACAATACTAAGCCTTGGTGCATTTAGTAAATCTGTAAAGAATGCAAAGACACCAATTGATTGGTTATCCTATAATGAAGAAAACGTACAAGAATACCTAAATGATGAATTATGTGGTGTGCCTTTTACAGATGCAGCTAACCGTGACTTATTTACAATGGTAAGTCACTTACATCATTCATTTACAGCAAAGAATACATCTTTGCCAATTCTATTTATTAGTGGTGAAGATGATCCGTGTACTGGTGGAACGCTAGGGTTAGTAGATAGTATCTCGACATTGCAGAAAAATGGATATGCAAATATTGAAAACATTACTTTTACAAAAATGCGTCATGAGATTCTCAATGAGAAGGAGAATCATCTTGTAATCGAAGAGATTATTAAATTTATTTGTCAGAATCAATAA
- a CDS encoding YceD family protein: MKWTKTELLRDLQNVDFDEDVVIKNDELKNDSGILSVEDVHVEGHGYIDDEDDRFYVDMHITGTMICPDAITNEPIEVPLDVESQETYVFEETDEDGVRLVTSEVVDLMPAVIDAILLEVPLQVTEAVEGEYPHGDGWQIFTEAEYQESRKDQLDPRLAGLKQFKNE, encoded by the coding sequence GTGAAGTGGACAAAAACAGAGTTGCTGCGTGATTTGCAGAATGTAGATTTTGACGAAGATGTAGTAATAAAGAATGATGAACTGAAAAATGACAGCGGAATCTTATCTGTTGAAGATGTTCACGTTGAAGGTCACGGATATATCGACGATGAGGATGATCGCTTCTATGTAGATATGCATATTACAGGCACAATGATTTGTCCTGATGCTATTACAAATGAACCGATTGAAGTTCCTCTAGATGTCGAAAGTCAAGAAACATATGTCTTTGAAGAAACTGATGAAGATGGGGTACGCCTCGTTACCAGTGAAGTCGTTGATCTGATGCCTGCAGTGATAGATGCTATCCTGTTGGAGGTACCACTTCAAGTGACTGAAGCAGTAGAGGGTGAATATCCGCATGGCGATGGCTGGCAGATATTTACAGAAGCTGAGTATCAGGAAAGCCGGAAAGATCAATTGGATCCGCGTCTGGCAGGACTGAAGCAATTCAAAAATGAATAG
- the rpmF gene encoding 50S ribosomal protein L32 has product MAVQQRRNSKTRKNKRRTHYKLNVPTLVKNAAGEYVRPHHEGSYVKETTESK; this is encoded by the coding sequence ATGGCTGTACAACAGAGAAGAAATTCTAAGACGAGAAAGAACAAGAGAAGAACACATTACAAGTTAAATGTACCTACACTCGTAAAGAATGCTGCAGGTGAATACGTTCGCCCACACCATGAAGGTTCTTACGTTAAGGAAACAACAGAATCCAAATAA
- a CDS encoding class I SAM-dependent methyltransferase — MLDNKGFDVWAEEYDTSVKLSNKENTYPFAGYNKIIYKIYKTVISKPNATVLDIGFGTGTLTQKLYSYGCDIYGQDFSLRMIELASNKMPNASLYRGDFTKGIVDKLKQHSYDFIIATYSIHHLKEAEKIKFLHELLSLLSENGMILIGDVMFETQEQLEKCRQDLLGKWDYDEFYCVVSDLRKEFPNLQFERISFCSGIISLLK, encoded by the coding sequence ATGTTAGACAATAAAGGTTTTGATGTGTGGGCTGAAGAATATGACACTTCAGTTAAATTATCAAATAAAGAAAACACGTATCCTTTTGCGGGTTATAACAAAATCATTTATAAAATCTATAAAACTGTGATATCCAAGCCAAACGCAACTGTACTAGATATAGGATTTGGGACAGGTACGTTAACACAGAAACTCTATAGCTATGGATGTGATATTTATGGTCAAGATTTTTCGTTAAGAATGATAGAACTGGCTTCTAATAAAATGCCGAATGCTAGTCTGTATCGGGGAGACTTTACAAAAGGAATAGTTGATAAATTGAAACAACATTCCTATGATTTTATCATCGCAACATATTCCATTCATCATCTTAAAGAAGCAGAGAAAATTAAATTTCTTCATGAATTATTAAGTCTGTTAAGCGAAAATGGAATGATTTTAATTGGAGATGTCATGTTCGAAACTCAGGAACAATTGGAAAAATGCAGACAAGATCTATTAGGCAAATGGGACTATGATGAATTTTATTGTGTTGTTTCTGATTTACGAAAAGAGTTTCCAAATTTACAATTTGAGCGTATTTCATTCTGTTCTGGGATCATTTCATTATTAAAGTAA
- the rsmB gene encoding 16S rRNA (cytosine(967)-C(5))-methyltransferase RsmB has translation MSVRAEVLNILERVFRQNGFASLLLRRANISKEEMGLASEIIYGTIRNKTLLEEQWRPFTKHVKPRVVALLNMSVYQLLFLDSIPSYAVIFEAVELAGKSEKEFVNAVLRKVQVAGLRKPAGNTIEELAVLTSHPLWILQLWKAHYSFETMKEIALHNQEPSLVYGRVNTLKCKKTEIAQMPDVRMLEDDCFFYAGILQRTELFSKGMVLIQDRHSQKVVRKLDVLPGMQVLDACAAPGTKTQQIACLMKNQGKIIATDLYEARCNLIDELMNRTGVSIVSTQQNDATITGKFPKESFDRILIDAPCSGLGDLSHKPEIRWHLEPTSIDELVRTQEAILDANAEYLRVGGILVYSTCTLNRKENEQQIKKFLVKHPNYGLLEEETLFPMENDADGFYYAKLKRNQ, from the coding sequence ATGAGTGTAAGAGCGGAAGTATTAAATATATTAGAGCGTGTATTTCGTCAAAATGGTTTTGCATCTTTACTTTTAAGAAGGGCAAATATCTCGAAAGAGGAGATGGGCCTTGCAAGTGAGATCATATATGGAACGATACGTAATAAAACACTATTAGAGGAACAGTGGCGTCCGTTTACCAAACATGTAAAGCCAAGAGTGGTTGCTTTACTCAATATGAGTGTGTATCAGTTACTGTTTTTGGATAGTATTCCTTCCTATGCCGTCATCTTTGAGGCAGTAGAGCTTGCTGGTAAATCGGAGAAGGAATTTGTAAATGCTGTCCTTCGTAAGGTACAAGTAGCGGGATTAAGAAAGCCTGCAGGCAATACGATTGAAGAACTTGCGGTTTTAACTTCTCATCCACTTTGGATTTTACAGCTATGGAAGGCTCACTATAGCTTTGAAACAATGAAGGAGATTGCCTTACATAATCAGGAACCATCACTTGTATATGGTAGAGTGAATACCTTGAAGTGTAAGAAAACGGAGATTGCTCAAATGCCGGATGTACGCATGCTAGAGGATGATTGTTTCTTTTATGCAGGTATCTTACAAAGAACAGAACTATTTTCAAAGGGAATGGTTTTGATTCAAGATCGTCACTCACAAAAAGTAGTGCGTAAATTAGATGTTTTACCTGGTATGCAAGTATTAGATGCTTGTGCTGCACCAGGTACAAAGACACAGCAGATTGCTTGCTTAATGAAGAATCAAGGCAAGATAATCGCTACAGATTTGTATGAAGCGCGTTGCAATCTGATTGATGAATTAATGAATCGTACAGGTGTATCTATTGTTAGTACACAGCAGAATGACGCAACAATCACAGGTAAATTTCCGAAGGAAAGTTTTGATCGTATTTTGATTGATGCACCTTGTTCTGGGCTAGGGGACTTATCCCACAAGCCAGAGATTCGCTGGCATCTAGAACCTACATCAATCGATGAACTTGTGCGCACACAAGAAGCGATACTAGATGCCAACGCGGAGTATTTACGTGTTGGTGGAATCCTTGTGTATAGTACCTGTACGTTAAATCGTAAGGAAAATGAACAACAAATCAAAAAGTTCTTAGTGAAGCATCCTAACTATGGCTTGTTAGAAGAAGAAACTCTATTCCCAATGGAAAACGATGCGGATGGCTTTTATTACGCAAAATTAAAGCGTAATCAATAG
- the rlmN gene encoding 23S rRNA (adenine(2503)-C(2))-methyltransferase RlmN, with translation MQSIYDLNIKMATDMLAEKGQKSYRAKQLFQWLYRKRVGSFQEMTDMPASLLEELAQEYSIEPVKEITRQVARDGTTKYLFQLADGSSVETVLMHFHFGESLCVTSQLGCNMGCTFCASGLLKKQRDLTAGEIVGQVMFIQKELDKIGKRVDNVVIMGTGEPFDNYDNVMRFCEIINSDLGLAIGARHITISTCGIVPRIKDFAKGHYQYNLAISLHAPNDELRRKLMPIDQAYPLDVLMDALHEYSEGNNRRITFEYILLHGVNDTDAHAIQLANLIRGMNAYVNLIPYNQVDENGYVSTNEKVALHFYDVLMKHGVKATLRSKHGDDIDAACGQLRAKHEKGKL, from the coding sequence ATGCAAAGTATATATGATTTAAATATAAAGATGGCGACAGATATGCTCGCTGAAAAAGGACAAAAATCTTATCGTGCAAAGCAATTATTTCAATGGCTTTATCGTAAGCGTGTGGGTTCATTCCAAGAGATGACTGATATGCCTGCGAGTCTATTAGAAGAACTTGCACAGGAATATTCGATTGAACCTGTTAAGGAAATTACGCGTCAGGTGGCTCGTGATGGAACTACTAAATATCTTTTCCAGCTGGCAGATGGTTCCTCTGTTGAAACAGTTTTGATGCATTTCCACTTTGGGGAAAGTTTATGTGTAACAAGTCAGCTTGGTTGTAACATGGGCTGTACTTTTTGTGCGTCTGGCTTATTAAAGAAACAGCGTGATTTAACAGCTGGTGAAATCGTTGGACAGGTTATGTTTATCCAGAAGGAACTCGACAAAATAGGTAAGCGTGTTGATAATGTCGTTATCATGGGTACAGGTGAGCCATTTGATAACTATGATAATGTGATGCGTTTTTGTGAGATTATCAATAGTGATTTAGGTCTAGCAATAGGAGCAAGACATATCACAATTAGTACCTGCGGTATCGTTCCACGTATTAAGGATTTTGCCAAGGGTCATTATCAATATAACCTAGCAATCTCTCTACATGCGCCTAATGATGAATTACGTCGCAAATTAATGCCTATTGATCAAGCATATCCTTTGGATGTCTTGATGGATGCATTACATGAATATAGTGAAGGTAACAATCGTCGTATTACGTTTGAATATATCTTATTACATGGGGTAAATGATACAGATGCACATGCGATACAGCTAGCGAATTTGATTCGTGGTATGAATGCATATGTGAATCTCATTCCATATAACCAAGTGGATGAGAACGGGTATGTTTCGACGAATGAAAAAGTCGCATTGCATTTCTATGATGTACTCATGAAACATGGTGTAAAAGCTACCTTGCGTTCTAAACATGGCGATGATATTGATGCGGCCTGTGGTCAGCTTCGCGCAAAACATGAAAAGGGTAAACTTTAA